A genomic window from Brassica oleracea var. oleracea cultivar TO1000 chromosome C8, BOL, whole genome shotgun sequence includes:
- the LOC106308976 gene encoding uncharacterized mitochondrial protein AtMg00810-like translates to MVGKLIYLTITKPDVCFAVNQVSQHMGAPKVHHWNMVERILRYLREVSGQGVWIACNKSTEIIGYCDADWTGDRVDRRSTTGYCTFIGGNLVTWKSNKQKVVSCSSAEAE, encoded by the coding sequence ATGGTGGGAAAGCTCATATATCTAACCATCACCAAACCAGATGTGTGCTTTGCTGTGAATCAAGTGAGTCAACACATGGGAGCTCCTAAGGTGCATCATTGGAATATGGTGGAGAGGATCTTAAGGTACCTAAGAGAGGTGTCTGGCCAAGGAGTATGGATAGCATGTAACAAGAGTACTGAAATAATTGGGTATTGTGATGCTGATTGGACTGGAGACAGAGTTGATAGGAGATCAACTACAGGCTACTGCACCTTCATTGGCGGAAACCTGGTCACATGGAAGAGTAATAAGCAGAAGGTGGTGTCTTGCTCAAGTGCTGAGGCAGAGTAA
- the LOC106311465 gene encoding galactose oxidase-like, with translation MAVQAKTFYALLLTSLQLLITSHVSFAAGGKWTLLLTNVGISAMHMQLLRNDRVVMFDRTNFGPSNISLPNGNCRSNPQDAVSKIDCTAHSIEYDVASNTVRPLTVQSNTWCSSGSVRPDGVLVQTGGDRDGELKARVFSPCNNKRCDWVEINNGLTKRRWYSSNHILPGGKQIVIGGQGQFNYEFYPKTTSPNVIALPFLAETNDRGQENNLYPYVFLNTDGNLFIFANNRAILLDYVKNTVVKTYPAIPGGDPRSYPSTGSAVLLPLKNLEAVKIDAEVLVCGGAPKGSYILAFRRNTFVKALDTCARIKINDENPQWTVEKMPRARVMGDMTLLPNGDVLIVNGGSSGSAAWELGREPVFVPDLYHPENPVNSRFESLNPSTIPRMYHSTAILLRDGRVLVGGSNPHGFYNFTGVLFPTELSLEAFSPVYLEPEFAKLRPKIVSPKSQTTITYRKTMKLKFKVVGEVKGPVKVTMVFPSFTTHSFSMNQRLLVLDNVKFKRSKSTNYEVQVTTPRSAFIAPSGYYMMFVVNDNIPSEGIWVRLR, from the coding sequence ATGGCAGTACAAGCCAAAACATTCTATGCTCTCTTACTAACGTCACTCCAACTCCTCATAACAAGTCATGTATCATTCGCCGCCGGAGGAAAATGGACTCTCCTCCTCACCAACGTCGGAATCTCCGCCATGCACATGCAGCTCCTCCGCAACGACCGTGTTGTAATGTTCGATAGAACCAATTTCGGGCCATCAAACATCTCTCTCCCCAACGGTAACTGCCGTAGCAACCCACAAGACGCCGTTTCCAAAATCGACTGCACAGCTCACTCCATCGAATACGACGTCGCATCAAACACCGTCCGTCCCTTAACCGTACAATCCAACACATGGTGCTCCTCTGGTTCGGTCAGACCGGATGGTGTTCTCGTCCAAACCGGTGGAGACCGGGACGGTGAACTAAAAGCGAGAGTCTTCTCTCCTTGTAATAACAAACGATGCGACTGGGTCGAGATTAACAACGGTTTAACAAAGAGAAGGTGGTACTCTTCTAATCATATTCTTCCCGGCGGTAAACAAATTGTTATCGGAGGTCAAGGACAGTTTAACTACGAGTTTTACCCCAAAACGACATCTCCTAACGTTATCGCGTTACCGTTTTTGGCCGAGACTAATGATAGAGGACAAGAGAATAATCTTTACCCTTACGTGTTTCTCAACACTGATGGTAATTTATTTATATTCGCTAATAACCGAGCGATACTACTCGACTATGTTAAAAACACTGTGGTGAAAACTTATCCAGCGATTCCGGGTGGTGACCCGAGAAGCTACCCGAGCACCGGCTCAGCCGTTTTACTACCGTTAAAGAATCTCGAAGCGGTTAAAATCGACGCGGAAGTTCTAGTGTGTGGAGGTGCACCGAAGGGATCATACATCCTCGCTTTTAGAAGGAATACTTTCGTGAAAGCGCTTGACACGTGTGCAAGGATCAAGATTAACGACGAGAATCCTCAGTGGACGGTGGAGAAGATGCCACGTGCTAGAGTCATGGGAGACATGACGCTATTACCTAACGGAGATGTTTTGATAGTCAACGGTGGTTCTTCTGGCTCAGCTGCATGGGAGCTTGGTCGTGAACCGGTTTTCGTACCTGATCTATACCATCCCGAGAATCCGGTTAACTCCAGATTTGAGTCGTTAAACCCGAGTACAATCCCGAGAATGTATCACTCCACGGCGATTCTTCTCCGCGACGGGAGAGTTCTCGTCGGAGGAAGCAACCCTCACGGGTTTTATAACTTCACCGGAGTGCTTTTCCCGACCGAGTTAAGCTTGGAAGCTTTCTCTCCGGTTTATCTAGAACCGGAGTTTGCGAAACTACGTCCGAAGATTGTGTCTCCTAAGTCGCAAACAACTATAACGTATAGGAAAACTATGAAGCTGAAGTTTAAGGTGGTCGGAGAAGTCAAGGGTCCAGTTAAAGTGACGATGGTGTTTCCTTCGTTCACGACGCATTCGTTTTCGATGAATCAGAGGCTTTTGGTTTTGGATAATGTTAAGTTTAAGAGATCAAAATCTACGAACTATGAGGTTCAAGTAACGACTCCAAGATCGGCGTTTATAGCACCTTCTGGTTATTATATGATGTTTGTGGTGAATGATAACATCCCAAGCGAAGGTATTTGGGTAAGGTTACGGTGA
- the LOC106312241 gene encoding protein IQ-DOMAIN 32-like encodes MGRSPASSCLRIIACAGGDDAAEPAANSLESKSSGDKRGWSFRKKSGKQRGVTITSVAVSETSPASRTRETLESALLKSPSPDYNNVVDEKQTFSVVDDEKKKKSQLPVAYVDLNKATEVPVVVESKGTETEEDDLIENELQSKLEGADATVIEKDSTPEVEKDDVIIIRKEVDDSVVIIIQAAIRGFLARRELLRRKKVVKLQAAVRGHLVRNQAMGSLRCIQAIVKMQTLVRARHSAKDGSRVSAISDKAETNAAAQKLLENKFAKHLMESTPKTKPISIKCDPTKPSSAWSWLERWMSVSKPEKTPKPDLATEETNNAKVSSQVDLVSSDSTLETEAETGFSSKVVDHHVELSETEKTSQCDSPQASVEVDHDLMIQSHPPAAKDTEAGYVDEQPKHSLKRKASNPSFAAAKSKFEELTSSSAGSNKAMTLSSKEGKTDIDSLEADTTTTKKDQSVEEVAPAENNGSECGTELSVTSSLDSLDKKSDFEGAESKVEAKLLENGTPKTDQAELIEIDVNSKTPLTTVENSKEKAENVKAEAEVSVTQHESVITTPDSKKRRAEDESGPQANSLPEEAVTPMTITESQATPASQASSSVNARKEKSGKSGSSQKRKVSKKIASSPKQEMDTTTEQEGKEQRSGRRNSFGYDQEARDSCSGGKNSIPRFMQPTQSAKAKVQEHNSPRSSPDVQEREVSVKKRHSLPVVANGKQVSPRIQRSASQAQPGTKDRKWQR; translated from the exons ATGGGAAGATCCCCAGCTTCTTCTTGTCTCCGTATCATCGCTTGCGCCGGCGGAGACGACGCCGCCGAGCCTGCGGCTAATTCTCTAGAG AGTAAGAGCTCTGGTGATAAGCGAGGATGGAGTTTCAGGAAGAAATCTGGGAAGCAGCGAGGGGTGACGATCACTAGCGTTGCTGTCTCTGAGACTAGTCCTGCTTCTAGGACTAGAGAGACTCTTGAGTCTGCTCTTCTCAAGTCTCCTTCTCCTGACTATAATAACGTTGTAGATGAAAAGCAGACGTTCTCTGTTGTTGATGATGAGAAGAAGAAGAAGAGTCAGTTGCCTGTTGCCTATGTAGATTTGAACAAAGCAACGGAGGTGCCTGTTGTTGTGGAATCAAAGGGGACTGAAACTGAGGAGGATGATTTGATTGAGAATGAATTGCAATCTAAGCTGGAAGGAGCAGATGCAACTGTGATAGAGAAAGACAGTACTCCTGAGGTTGAAAAAGATGATGTGATCATTATTAGAAAAGAAGTTGATGATTCTGTTGTCATTATCATCCAAGCTGCTATACGTGGATTCTTG GCGAGAAGAGAGCTTTTGAGGCGCAAGAAAGTTGTGAAACTTCAAGCTGCTGTACGTGGCCACCTCGTTAGGAACCAGGCCATGGGATCACTGCGTTGTATCCAAGCTATTGTCAAAATGCAGACGCTGGTCCGTGCTCGTCATTCCGCCAAAGATGGAAGCCGTGTTTCAGCTATCTCG GATAAGGCGGAGACAAATGCAGCAGCACAAAAGCTTCTCGAGAACAAGTTTGCTAAACAT CTAATGGAGTCAACTCCAAAGACGAAGCCTATCAGCATTAAGTGTGATCCAACAAAGCCTAGCTCTGCTTGGAGCTGGTTGGAGAGGTGGATGTCTGTTTCAAAGCCTGAGAAGACTCCAAAACCAGATTTGGCGACGGAAGAGACCAACAATGCCAAGGTATCATCTCAGGTTGACTTGGTGAGCTCTGACTCAACCTTAGAGACCGAAGCTGAAACTGGTTTCTCAAGTAAGGTAGTAGACCATCATGTGGAGCTATCTGAGACAGAGAAAACGAGCCAATGTGATTCACCGCAAGCATCTGTAGAGGTTGATCATGACTTGATGATCCAGTCTCATCCACCTGCTGCTAAGGATACCGAAGCTGGATATGTGGATGAACAGCCTAAACATTCTTTGAAGCGCAAGGCTAGTAATCCTTCTTTCGCTGCAGCGAAATCAAAGTTTGAGGAGCTAACTTCATCATCTGCTGGTTCAAACAAAGCAATGACGCTTTCTTCTAAAGAAGGCAAAACGGATATAGATTCTTTAGAGGCTGACACTACAACCACTAAAAAGGATCAGTCTGTGGAAGAGGTTGCTCCAGCGGAGAACAATGGATCTGAGTGTGGAACTGAACTCTCTGTAACTTCTTCTCTTGATTCACTTGACAAGAAGTCAGACTTTGAGGGTGCAGAGTCCAAGGTTGAAGCTAAGCTTCTAGAAAACGGCACTCCCAAAACAGACCAAGCAGAGCTGATTGAAATTGATGTGAATTCTAAAACTCCTTTGACCACTGTAGAGAACTCTAAGGAGAAAGCTGAGAATGTTAAGGCTGAAGCTGAGGTTTCAGTGACACAGCATGAATCGGTTATCACTACACCAGATTCCAAAAAGAGACGTGCAGAAGATGAATCAGGTCCTCAAGCAAACTCGTTACCTGAGGAAGCTGTAACTCCGATGACAATCACCGAATCTCAGGCAACACCGGCGAGTCAAGCATCTTCCTCTGTTAATGCAAGAAAGGAAAAATCCGGTAAGAGTGGTTCAAGCCAGAAGAGGAAAGTTAGCAAGAAAATAGCTTCAAGTCCCAAACAGGAAATGGATACCACAACAGAACAAGAAGGGAAAGAACAGAGAAGCGGGAGAAGAAACTCTTTTGGGTATGATCAAGAAGCAAGAGATAGCTGCAGCGGAGGGAAAAACTCTATTCCGAGGTTCATGCAGCCAACACAGTCGGCGAAAGCTAAGGTTCAGGAACATAACTCACCGAGATCAAGCCCTGATGTTCAGGAAAGAGAGGTTTCGGTCAAGAAGAGACATTCATTGCCTGTTGTTGCTAACGGGAAACAAGTATCTCCTAGAATCCAACGGTCTGCGTCTCAAGCACAACCGGGAACAAAGG ATAGAAAATGGCAGAGATGA
- the LOC106307999 gene encoding V-type proton ATPase subunit c2-like, whose product MASGFSGDETAPFFGFLGAAAALVFSCMGAAYGTAKSGVGVASMGVMRPELVMKSIVPVVMAGVLGIYGLIIAVIISTGINPKAKSYYLFDGYAHLSSGLACGLAGLSAGMAIGIVGDAGVRANAQQPKLFVGMILILIFAEALALYGLIVGIILSSRAGQSRAE is encoded by the exons ATGGCTTCAGGTTTCAGCGGCGATGAAACTGCTCCTTTCTTCGGATTCCTCGGCGCTGCCGCCGCTCTCGTTTTCTCCT GTATGGGAGCAGCGTACGGGACAGCGAAGAGCGGGGTTGGCGTGGCGTCGATGGGTGTGATGAGACCAGAGCTTGTGATGAAATCGATTGTTCCCGTGGTTATGGCTGGTGTGTTAGGTATCTATGGTCTCATCATTGCTGTCATCATCAGTACTGGAATCAACCCAAAGGCTAAGTCTTACTACCTCTTCGATGGCTATGCTCATCTCTCTTCCGGTCTCGCTTGTGGTCTCGCTGGTCTCTCCGCCGGTATGGCTATTGGTATCGTCGGCGACGCTGGTGTTAG AGCGAATGCACAACAACCCAAGCTGTTTGTGGGAATGATTCTGATTCTCATCTTTGCTGAAGCACTGGCGTTGTACGGTCTCATTGTTGGTATCATCCTCTCTTCTCGTGCTGGTCAGTCTAGAGCCGAGTGA
- the LOC106312397 gene encoding ATP sulfurylase 2, with amino-acid sequence MSLLIRSSYVSQFHTRNSKPSSFSDQTPSKSPFFSSFNHNPLINLVYKRNPRMQSLSFPSSMTVKSSLIDPDGGELVELVVPDSEIELKKKEAESMPKVKLTKIDLEWVHVISEGWASPLKGFMREDEYLQSLHFNSLRLKDGSLVNMSLPIVLAIDDQTKEQIGVSKNVALVSPQGDIVGSLRSVEIYKHNKEERIARTWGTTSPGLPYVEEHITPSGNWLIGGDLEVFQPVKYNDGLDHYRLSPKQLRKEFDNRKADAVFAFQLRNPVHNGHALLMNDTRKRLLEMGYKNPILLLHPLGGFTKADDVPLDVRMEQHSKVLEDGVLDPETTIVSIFPSPMHYAGPTEVQWHAKARINAGANFYIVGRDPAGMGHPTEKRDLYDPDHGKKVLSMAPGLEKLNILPFRVAAYDTVEKKMAFFDPTRAKEFLFISGTKMRTYARTGESPPDGFMCPSGWNVLVKYYESLQESDDSSKQQQAVVSA; translated from the exons ATGTCTCTTCTGATCAGATCCTCCTACGTCTCTCAATTCCACACTCGAAACTCAAAACCATCCTCTTTCTCCGATCAAACCCCGTCAAAATCACCGTTCTTCTCTTCATTCAACCACAACCCATTAATCAATTTGGTCTATAAACGCAACCCAAGAATGCAATCTCTCTCCTTTCCTTCGTCAATGACCGTTAAGAGCTCCTTGATCGACCCAGACGGTGGGGAGCTAGTGGAGCTGGTAGTACCCGACTCAGAGATCGAGCTGAAGAAGAAGGAAGCAGAGTCGATGCCGAAAGTGAAGCTGACGAAGATCGATCTGGAGTGGGTGCACGTGATCAGCGAAGGCTGGGCTAGTCCTTTGAAAGGGTTCATGAGAGAAGACGAGTATCTTCAGAGTCTTCATTTCAACTCTCTAAGGCTGAAAGATGGGTCTCTTGTCAACATGTCTCTTCCTATTGTTCTTGCTATTGATGATCAGACCAAAGAACAGATCGGTGTGTCCAAGAATGTTGCTCTTGTTAGCCCTCAAGGAGACATCGTTGGTTCTCTCCGCAG TGTGGAGATATACAAACACAACAAGGAAGAAAGGATTGCTCGGACGTGGGGAACTACTTCTCCAGGATTACCTTACGTGGAAGAACATATTACTCCGTCAGGAAACTGGTTGATCGGTGGAGATTTAGAAGTTTTCCAGCCGGTTAAGTACAACGATGGTCTTGATCACTACAGGCTATCTCCTAAACAGCTTAGGAAAGAGTTCGATAACCGTAAAGCTGATGCTGTCTTTGCATTCCAGCTAAGGAACCCTGTGCACAATGGTCACGCTCTGTTGATGAACGATACAAGAAAAAGGCTTTTGGAAATGGGTTATAAGAATCCTATTCTCTTGCTTCACCCTTTGGGAGGTTTCACAAAGGCTGATGATGTTCCTCTTGATGTTCGAATGGAACAACATAGCAAGGTTCTAGAAGATGGAGTTCTTGACCCGGAGACTACTATTGTCTCGATATTTCCATCGCCGATGCACTATGCTGGTCCAACTGAAGTTCAGTGGCACGCCAAGGCTAGGATCAATGCTGGTGCTAATTTTTATATTGTAGGTCGTGATCCTGCGGGGATGGGACATCCTACTGAGAAGAGAGATCTGTATGATCCTGATCATGGGAAGAAAGTGTTGAGCATGGCTCCTGGTCTTGAGAAACTAAATATTCTTCCATTTAGG GTTGCAGCTTATGATACAGTTGAGAAGAAGATGGCGTTTTTTGATCCCACTCGTGCAAAAGAGTTTCTTTTCATTTCTGGAACAAAG ATGAGAACGTATGCAAGAACAGGGGAGAGTCCACCGGATGGGTTTATGTGTCCGAGTGGATGGAATGTTCTTGTTAAATATTATGAGAGCTTGCAAGAAAGTGATGATTCATCAAAACAACAACAAGCCGTTGTTTCAGCCTAA